A region of Sulfuricella denitrificans skB26 DNA encodes the following proteins:
- a CDS encoding TlpA family protein disulfide reductase, translating to MKAGNMWVRVKKYRPDWLTLVLLGLIAYVWFRPPAWVSDENRAAPEVGVVLLDGRQTSLEQLRGKVVLVNFWATWCPYCRHEMPDMERFYRNYKAQGFEILALSQDDALEPVRQFMEKEGYHFPAAMAEARHAAAFGGVSRLPTSFLIDKQGRIRKKISGQVHYARLEDLVTPLLAE from the coding sequence GTGAAAGCAGGCAACATGTGGGTGCGGGTCAAAAAATACCGGCCGGACTGGCTAACGCTGGTGCTGCTCGGGCTGATTGCCTATGTCTGGTTCCGTCCGCCGGCGTGGGTGTCGGACGAAAACCGTGCAGCTCCGGAGGTGGGAGTGGTGTTGCTGGACGGCCGGCAAACCAGTCTGGAACAGCTGCGCGGCAAGGTGGTGCTGGTCAATTTCTGGGCCACCTGGTGCCCTTATTGCCGCCACGAAATGCCCGACATGGAGCGGTTTTATCGCAATTACAAGGCACAGGGCTTCGAAATTCTGGCCCTGAGCCAGGATGACGCGCTGGAACCTGTGCGTCAGTTCATGGAGAAAGAGGGCTACCATTTTCCGGCGGCGATGGCGGAAGCACGGCATGCCGCTGCCTTCGGCGGGGTAAGCCGTCTGCCGACCTCTTTTCTGATCGACAAGCAGGGCCGCATTCGCAAGAAAATCAGCGGGCAGGTTCATTACGCCCGGCTGGAGGATCTGGTCACGCCCCTGCTGGCCGAGTAA
- a CDS encoding FAD:protein FMN transferase, producing MRRETLGSANFRVLLTPHPSPLTILLTTFVLLFALAGCAKETPVYHEQSFVFGTMVDVTIAGEEPARARELSSKVLADFDYLHRTLHAWEPGALSRMNAVFAQSPSKVAVVPGLVPIIQDATRLSEMSGGLFNPAIGKLIKLWGFQGDEFTPQQPDPREIKALVQANPRMTDIVFEGILFYSKNPAVQLDLGGYAKGYALDLAAEYLRTQGVKGALINIGGNIIAIGSRGGQPWRVGVQHPRKAGAIASLELHDGEAIGTSGDYQRYFEFDGKRYCHIIDPRTGYPAQGVQAVTVLIPKGSHAGTLSDVASKPAFIAGVKGWRTAAQAMGAESAMLIDERGEVYLTAAMNKRLEFQEKGLVFHEVP from the coding sequence GTGAGGCGTGAAACGTTAGGGTCGGCGAATTTCCGGGTTCTTCTCACCCCTCACCCCTCACCCCTCACCATTCTACTGACCACGTTTGTCCTGCTGTTTGCGCTCGCCGGCTGCGCCAAGGAAACCCCCGTCTACCACGAACAGAGCTTCGTCTTCGGCACCATGGTGGATGTGACGATTGCCGGCGAGGAGCCGGCGCGTGCCAGGGAACTGTCGAGCAAGGTGCTGGCGGACTTTGATTATCTGCATCGCACCCTGCATGCCTGGGAGCCGGGTGCGTTGTCGCGGATGAATGCGGTATTCGCGCAAAGCCCATCGAAGGTGGCGGTTGTGCCCGGCCTGGTTCCGATCATCCAGGATGCCACGCGCCTTTCGGAAATGTCGGGCGGCCTGTTCAACCCCGCCATCGGTAAGCTGATTAAACTCTGGGGGTTCCAGGGTGACGAATTCACGCCACAACAGCCTGATCCCAGGGAAATCAAGGCGCTGGTCCAGGCCAATCCGCGCATGACCGATATCGTGTTCGAAGGGATACTGTTCTACAGCAAGAACCCGGCGGTCCAACTCGACCTTGGCGGCTATGCCAAGGGCTATGCGCTCGATCTGGCAGCGGAATATCTGCGTACTCAAGGAGTGAAAGGCGCGCTGATCAATATTGGCGGCAATATCATCGCGATTGGCAGCCGCGGTGGTCAGCCCTGGCGCGTCGGCGTGCAACATCCGCGCAAGGCGGGAGCCATTGCTTCGCTGGAACTTCACGATGGTGAGGCAATCGGCACTTCGGGAGATTACCAGCGTTACTTCGAGTTCGATGGCAAACGCTACTGTCACATCATCGATCCGCGCACCGGCTACCCGGCGCAGGGCGTGCAGGCGGTTACCGTGCTGATTCCCAAGGGAAGCCATGCCGGAACATTGTCCGACGTGGCCTCCAAGCCGGCCTTTATCGCAGGTGTGAAGGGCTGGCGCACGGCGGCGCAAGCCATGGGAGCGGAGAGTGCTATGTTGATCGATGAACGCGGCGAAGTTTATCTGACAGCGGCGATGAATAAACGTCTGGAATTTCAGGAAAAGGGGCTGGTCTTTCATGAAGTTCCCTGA
- the metX gene encoding homoserine O-succinyltransferase MetX: protein MHPQPNSVGIVTPQTAHFDTPIALKSGATLDSYDLVYETYGTLNADKSNAILVCHALSGHHHVAGFHSEQEKRPGWWDNMIGPGKPVDTESFFVIGLNNLGGCHGSTGPSSPDPKTGKPYGKTFPFVTVEDWVETQVRLADRLGIEAFAVVMGGSLGGMQALSWTILHPQRVRHALVIASAPGLTAQNIAFNDVARQAILTDPDFHGGDFYAHGVVPRRGLRLARMLGHITYLSDDVMGEKFGRILKNDVFQFGYGVEFEVESYLRYQGDKFADSFDANTYLLMTKALDYFDPTHHHRVGLSAAMSPAQADFLVISFTSDWRFAPGRSREIVKALLDNDRRVSYAEITAAHGHDAFLMPDPHYHALVSAYMKNAAKGLGI, encoded by the coding sequence ATGCACCCGCAACCCAACTCCGTCGGCATCGTTACGCCACAGACCGCGCACTTCGATACGCCGATCGCCCTGAAAAGCGGTGCGACGCTGGACAGCTACGACCTGGTTTATGAAACCTACGGCACGCTGAACGCGGACAAGTCCAACGCCATCCTGGTTTGCCACGCCCTGTCCGGCCATCACCATGTCGCCGGCTTCCATTCCGAACAGGAGAAGCGGCCGGGCTGGTGGGACAATATGATCGGTCCCGGCAAACCGGTGGACACCGAGAGTTTTTTTGTTATTGGCCTCAACAACCTGGGCGGCTGCCACGGCTCGACCGGCCCCTCCAGCCCTGATCCGAAAACCGGCAAGCCTTACGGCAAGACCTTCCCCTTCGTGACGGTGGAAGATTGGGTGGAAACCCAGGTAAGGCTGGCCGACCGGCTCGGCATCGAAGCTTTTGCCGTGGTGATGGGCGGCAGCCTGGGCGGGATGCAGGCGCTGTCGTGGACCATCCTGCATCCGCAGCGCGTGCGCCATGCCCTGGTGATCGCCTCGGCACCCGGGCTGACCGCGCAGAATATCGCCTTCAACGACGTGGCGCGTCAGGCCATTCTGACCGACCCGGATTTCCATGGCGGCGATTTCTACGCCCACGGCGTGGTGCCCAGGCGCGGCCTGCGCCTGGCGCGCATGCTCGGTCATATCACCTATCTGTCGGACGACGTGATGGGCGAGAAATTCGGCCGCATTCTCAAGAATGACGTATTCCAGTTCGGCTATGGCGTGGAGTTCGAGGTCGAATCCTACCTGCGCTATCAGGGCGACAAGTTCGCCGACAGCTTCGACGCCAACACCTATCTGCTGATGACCAAGGCGCTCGACTATTTCGATCCCACCCATCATCACCGTGTCGGGCTGAGTGCAGCGATGAGTCCGGCCCAGGCCGATTTTCTGGTGATCTCATTCACCAGCGACTGGCGTTTTGCGCCGGGCCGTTCGCGCGAAATCGTCAAGGCGCTGCTGGATAACGACCGCCGCGTCAGCTACGCGGAAATCACCGCGGCGCACGGTCACGATGCCTTCCTCATGCCTGACCCGCACTACCATGCTCTGGTAAGCGCTTATATGAAAAATGCGGCCAAAGGGTTGGGGATATGA
- the gshB gene encoding glutathione synthase has protein sequence MKLAIILDPLESIKTYKDSTYAMMRAAHARGHELYVMEQHEMVLREGAVAGFARKLDLVDDALRWYTLEEAAWHALSDFDVTLMRKDPPFDMEYIYSTYLLELAEGQGAQIFNRPAAIRDFNEKLSTAKFPEFMPPTLVTRQEALIREFIEQHGDIILKPLDGMGGSSVFRIPRNDPNLNVIIETLTQLGARTVMAQRYIPEISQGDKRILLIDGEPVPYALARIPKEGETRGNLAVGGKGVAQLLSERDREIAAALGPKLKDAGLFLVGLDVIGDWLTEINVTSPTGMQEIASQTGFDVAGMFVDALEKCVRGEA, from the coding sequence ATGAAGCTGGCGATCATTCTCGACCCGCTGGAGTCCATTAAAACCTACAAGGATTCGACCTACGCCATGATGCGCGCAGCGCATGCGCGCGGCCACGAACTCTATGTCATGGAGCAGCATGAGATGGTGTTGCGTGAGGGTGCGGTGGCCGGCTTCGCACGCAAGCTTGATCTGGTGGATGATGCGTTGCGCTGGTATACGCTGGAAGAGGCGGCTTGGCACGCGCTCTCGGACTTTGACGTCACGCTGATGCGTAAGGATCCGCCTTTCGACATGGAATACATCTACAGCACCTATTTGCTGGAGCTGGCGGAGGGGCAAGGCGCACAGATTTTTAACCGTCCGGCGGCGATTCGTGACTTCAACGAAAAGCTTTCCACCGCAAAATTTCCCGAATTCATGCCGCCTACGCTGGTCACCAGGCAGGAAGCGCTGATTCGCGAGTTCATCGAACAGCACGGCGACATCATTCTCAAGCCGCTGGATGGGATGGGCGGCAGCTCGGTATTTCGTATCCCGCGCAATGATCCCAATCTGAACGTAATCATCGAAACCCTGACCCAACTGGGGGCCCGAACGGTGATGGCGCAGCGCTACATTCCGGAGATTTCCCAAGGAGACAAGCGCATCCTGCTGATCGATGGCGAGCCGGTACCTTATGCGCTCGCGCGTATTCCGAAAGAGGGTGAGACTCGCGGCAACCTCGCGGTCGGCGGCAAGGGCGTGGCGCAGTTGCTTTCGGAGCGGGACAGGGAAATTGCCGCCGCACTGGGGCCGAAACTCAAGGATGCCGGACTGTTCCTGGTTGGTCTCGACGTGATCGGCGACTGGCTTACCGAGATCAACGTCACCAGCCCGACCGGGATGCAGGAGATCGCCAGCCAGACCGGCTTCGATGTGGCGGGGATGTTTGTGGATGCGTTGGAGAAATGCGTGAGGGGTGAGGCGTGA
- a CDS encoding PTS sugar transporter subunit IIA, which translates to MIGILIIAHGTLGDSLIHCASHVFGGPQPQLQEFGVAVQDDPGRLLSQVREIVEGLDDGSGVLVLTDMYGATPSNIACRLAEPGRVECVAGVNLPMLVRAITYRNDPLEAVAEKALSGGRDGVVHVTKEC; encoded by the coding sequence ATGATCGGCATTCTAATTATCGCGCATGGCACTTTGGGCGACAGCTTGATTCACTGCGCCAGCCATGTCTTCGGCGGCCCCCAGCCGCAATTGCAAGAGTTTGGGGTGGCGGTTCAGGACGACCCCGGTCGGCTGTTGTCTCAGGTGCGGGAAATTGTCGAGGGACTAGACGATGGCAGCGGGGTGCTGGTGCTGACCGACATGTATGGTGCCACGCCGAGCAATATTGCCTGTCGTCTGGCCGAGCCTGGCCGGGTGGAATGTGTCGCCGGCGTCAATCTGCCGATGCTGGTGCGGGCGATCACTTACCGCAACGACCCGCTGGAAGCGGTGGCGGAGAAGGCGCTCTCCGGCGGTCGTGACGGTGTGGTTCACGTTACCAAGGAATGCTGA
- a CDS encoding AMP-dependent synthetase/ligase, protein MVNLAGLLEQHCANPQVILYRQYADNTWRDFSAHEVMALAARWQQSFRAADYEPGDRIALCLKNSVNWVAIDQAALGLGLVVVPLYADDNPENLAWCLADSGARLLVLENTRLLDALIRAMPTLPTIICLHGDVPAPAIPACRWLPENGSAFKVQDLDENLLATLVYTSGTTGRPKGVMLSHRNILSNVAAALEVVSLHPGDLLISVLPLSHMFERTCGYYVPLKAGVPVAYARSINQLAEDLAFLKPTVMVAVPRVFQRFLARIEQALTASPLKRALFSLTVALGWRKFERRSGKVEQALFQLLQPLVAGPVLNRLGGRMRLAVVGGAPLELRVAQSFIGLGLNMLQGYGLTEASPIVAGNREYDNDPITVGAPLPGVEVRVNDVGELLVRGPSVMLGYWHNPEASAEVLDADGWLNTGDLVEIPADKIIIKGRTKDILVLSNGEKVSPQDAEMAILDDPLFEQVMLVGEGRAYLVLLAVTQESDERTLIKHANARLKSFSRWVRVRRVIALPEPWTLAEGLLTPTLKVKRNAVHEKYRERIESVYRKGIKTV, encoded by the coding sequence ATGGTTAACCTCGCCGGCTTGCTTGAACAGCACTGCGCTAACCCGCAAGTCATCCTTTACCGCCAGTATGCAGACAACACCTGGCGCGACTTTTCTGCTCATGAGGTGATGGCCCTGGCGGCTCGCTGGCAACAGTCCTTCCGTGCCGCAGATTATGAACCGGGCGACCGTATTGCGCTGTGCCTGAAGAATAGTGTCAACTGGGTGGCAATCGATCAGGCTGCGCTGGGTCTGGGCTTGGTGGTGGTGCCGCTGTATGCGGACGATAATCCGGAAAACCTGGCCTGGTGCCTGGCAGACTCCGGCGCGCGTTTGCTGGTGCTGGAAAATACCCGTCTGCTCGATGCCCTGATTCGGGCGATGCCCACCCTTCCCACCATCATCTGTTTGCACGGAGACGTGCCCGCCCCCGCCATCCCGGCCTGCCGCTGGTTGCCTGAAAATGGGAGCGCGTTTAAGGTGCAGGACCTGGACGAAAACTTGCTTGCCACTCTCGTTTACACTTCCGGCACCACCGGGCGGCCCAAGGGCGTGATGCTGTCCCATCGCAACATACTTAGCAACGTGGCGGCGGCGCTGGAAGTGGTCAGCCTGCATCCTGGCGATCTGTTGATTTCGGTGTTGCCGCTTTCCCATATGTTCGAGCGCACCTGTGGCTATTATGTGCCGCTCAAGGCCGGGGTGCCGGTGGCCTATGCCCGTTCCATCAACCAACTGGCGGAGGACCTGGCTTTCCTCAAACCGACGGTGATGGTTGCCGTGCCACGGGTATTTCAGCGCTTTCTCGCTCGGATCGAGCAGGCATTAACCGCTTCTCCACTCAAACGCGCGCTGTTTTCTCTCACGGTAGCGCTGGGCTGGCGTAAATTCGAGCGCCGCTCCGGCAAAGTGGAGCAGGCGTTGTTCCAGCTGTTGCAACCCCTGGTTGCCGGCCCGGTACTGAACCGGCTCGGCGGGCGCATGCGCCTGGCGGTGGTAGGCGGCGCGCCGCTGGAGTTACGCGTGGCGCAATCATTCATTGGCCTGGGGCTAAACATGCTCCAGGGTTACGGCCTGACCGAAGCATCGCCCATAGTGGCTGGCAACCGCGAGTATGACAATGACCCGATTACGGTAGGCGCACCCTTGCCGGGCGTGGAGGTCAGAGTCAATGACGTGGGTGAACTGCTGGTGCGCGGGCCCTCAGTGATGCTGGGCTACTGGCATAATCCGGAAGCCTCTGCGGAAGTGCTGGATGCGGATGGCTGGCTGAATACCGGTGATCTGGTGGAAATCCCGGCCGACAAAATCATTATCAAGGGCCGCACCAAGGATATTCTGGTGCTGTCCAATGGCGAGAAAGTGTCGCCCCAGGATGCGGAAATGGCGATTCTCGACGACCCTTTGTTCGAGCAGGTGATGCTGGTTGGTGAAGGGCGCGCCTATCTGGTGCTGCTGGCCGTGACCCAGGAAAGCGATGAAAGAACTTTGATCAAACACGCCAATGCCCGGCTCAAATCATTTTCACGCTGGGTGCGGGTGCGTCGGGTAATTGCCTTGCCGGAGCCGTGGACGCTGGCGGAAGGCCTGTTGACACCCACCCTCAAGGTCAAGCGCAATGCGGTGCACGAAAAGTATCGCGAGCGGATCGAGAGTGTTTACCGCAAGGGAATCAAAACGGTTTGA
- the ptsP gene encoding phosphoenolpyruvate--protein phosphotransferase — translation MSFAMHGVGVSGGIAIGYAHLISHAVLEVPLYALSLEQVPNEIARFEAAITATRLELEALRVNIPAGSPAEFDAFLDLHLLILADGTLSKAPIGLIQNQRINAEWALKQQMDALLSQFEQIEDDYLRERKADVVQVVERVLKELLGHPGSVSQPASTDVSRILVAHDLSPADMMLFKQQRFAAFITDVGGVTSHTAIVARSLNIPSIVALHHARQLIRENELLIVDGQQGVVIVNPDKQILAEYKLRQSQWEIEKQKLKRLKSTAATTLDGTAVELHANIELPQDIPQVKASGATGIGLFRSEFLFLNRDDLPDEEEQFAAYRKVAQDMKGLPVTIRTLDLGADKQLRFADRSGDNPALGLRAIRLCLSEPQMFHTQLRAILRASHYGRIHLLIPMLCSLSELRQTLHLIGHAKQELATEGIPFDARIPVGGMIEIPAAALSVQTFAKHLDFLSIGTNDLIQYTLAIDRTDDTVAHLYDPLHPAVLQLIAMTIAAADKAGIPVSVCGEMAGDPSFTRLLLGFGLRQFSMHPAHVLTVKQQILKSDLPHITGVAQKILKAQEPEKLPQLLARLNA, via the coding sequence ATGAGTTTTGCCATGCATGGCGTCGGAGTGTCTGGCGGTATCGCCATCGGCTATGCCCATTTAATCTCCCATGCCGTTCTTGAAGTTCCGCTTTACGCACTGTCATTGGAACAAGTGCCGAATGAGATCGCCCGTTTCGAGGCGGCGATAACCGCCACCCGACTCGAACTGGAGGCGCTACGGGTGAATATACCCGCTGGTTCCCCGGCGGAATTCGACGCTTTTCTTGACCTGCATTTGCTGATTCTGGCGGACGGCACGCTATCCAAAGCGCCGATCGGTCTGATCCAGAACCAGCGTATCAACGCGGAATGGGCGCTGAAGCAGCAGATGGATGCCCTGCTCTCGCAGTTTGAGCAAATCGAGGACGACTACCTGCGCGAACGCAAGGCCGACGTGGTGCAAGTGGTAGAGCGCGTGCTCAAGGAACTGCTCGGCCATCCCGGTTCGGTTAGTCAGCCGGCAAGCACCGATGTGAGCCGGATCCTGGTGGCGCACGATCTTTCCCCCGCCGACATGATGCTGTTCAAGCAGCAGCGCTTCGCTGCGTTCATTACCGATGTCGGTGGTGTTACCTCGCACACCGCGATTGTTGCCCGCAGTTTGAATATCCCCTCGATCGTGGCGCTGCATCATGCGCGCCAGCTGATCCGCGAAAATGAACTGTTGATCGTGGATGGCCAGCAGGGCGTGGTGATCGTCAACCCGGACAAGCAGATCCTGGCCGAATACAAGCTGCGCCAGAGTCAGTGGGAAATCGAGAAGCAGAAGCTCAAGCGACTCAAGTCTACTGCCGCCACCACCCTGGACGGCACAGCGGTGGAACTGCACGCTAATATCGAATTGCCGCAGGATATTCCACAGGTAAAGGCGTCAGGCGCCACCGGTATCGGCCTGTTTCGCAGCGAATTCCTGTTCCTTAATCGCGACGATTTGCCGGACGAGGAGGAGCAATTTGCCGCCTACCGCAAGGTAGCGCAGGACATGAAGGGGCTGCCGGTGACCATCCGCACCCTGGACTTGGGCGCGGACAAGCAGCTCAGGTTCGCTGACCGTAGCGGCGATAACCCCGCCTTGGGACTGCGCGCCATCCGTCTATGTCTATCCGAGCCGCAGATGTTCCATACCCAGTTGCGGGCAATCCTGCGCGCCTCGCACTATGGCCGGATTCACCTGCTGATCCCGATGCTGTGTAGCTTGTCCGAGCTGCGCCAGACCTTGCACCTGATCGGCCACGCCAAGCAGGAGCTGGCGACGGAAGGGATACCTTTCGATGCCCGCATTCCGGTCGGCGGCATGATAGAAATCCCGGCGGCGGCGCTGTCGGTGCAGACCTTCGCCAAGCATCTCGATTTCCTGTCGATCGGCACCAACGACCTGATCCAGTACACCCTGGCGATTGACCGTACCGACGATACCGTGGCGCACCTCTACGATCCGCTTCATCCGGCAGTGCTGCAGCTCATCGCCATGACCATTGCCGCCGCCGATAAAGCCGGCATTCCGGTTTCGGTATGCGGCGAAATGGCGGGTGATCCCAGCTTCACTCGCCTGCTGCTCGGATTCGGGTTGCGCCAGTTCTCCATGCATCCGGCTCACGTGCTCACGGTCAAGCAGCAGATCCTCAAATCCGACCTGCCTCACATCACTGGCGTGGCGCAGAAAATTCTCAAGGCACAGGAGCCGGAGAAGCTGCCCCAGTTGCTGGCGCGTCTGAACGCCTGA
- the hemJ gene encoding protoporphyrinogen oxidase HemJ, translating into MLWIKAFHIIAVVTWFAALFYLPRLFVYHAMSEDAVSIARFKVMERKLYRGIMTPSAMLAVTLGLWLWLGFGFSGGWLHAKLALVTVLLVYHVYCGKLLRNFRDDRNQHGHVFYRWFNEFPVLILVAVVILVVVKPF; encoded by the coding sequence ATGCTCTGGATCAAAGCATTTCACATCATCGCCGTAGTGACCTGGTTCGCCGCGCTGTTCTACCTGCCGAGACTGTTCGTCTATCACGCCATGAGTGAAGACGCCGTCAGCATCGCACGTTTCAAGGTCATGGAGCGCAAGCTCTACCGCGGCATCATGACGCCCAGCGCGATGCTGGCGGTTACGCTCGGCCTGTGGCTGTGGCTCGGCTTCGGTTTTTCCGGCGGCTGGCTGCACGCCAAGCTGGCGCTGGTGACGGTGTTGCTGGTTTACCACGTGTATTGCGGCAAACTGCTCAGGAACTTCCGAGATGACCGCAATCAACACGGCCATGTTTTCTACCGCTGGTTCAACGAATTTCCGGTGCTGATACTGGTAGCCGTGGTGATCCTGGTCGTCGTCAAACCGTTTTGA
- a CDS encoding HPr family phosphocarrier protein — protein sequence MLQQDIAIVNKLGLHARASAKLTQMAGQFKSEIWITRNERRVNAKSIMGVMMLAANKGSTIHLEIDGADEDAAMQALAALIADRFGEGE from the coding sequence ATGTTACAGCAAGATATAGCGATCGTTAACAAGCTCGGCTTGCACGCGCGAGCCTCCGCCAAGCTGACCCAGATGGCAGGGCAGTTCAAAAGCGAAATCTGGATTACGCGTAATGAGCGCCGGGTTAACGCCAAGAGCATCATGGGCGTGATGATGCTGGCGGCAAACAAGGGCAGCACGATCCATCTCGAGATCGACGGTGCCGATGAAGATGCGGCGATGCAGGCCTTGGCAGCCTTGATCGCCGATCGTTTCGGCGAGGGGGAATAA
- the gshA gene encoding glutamate--cysteine ligase: MVPHLTTALTGPLLELEQHILDAQPQIEHWFRTQWQDHAAPFYASVDLRNSGFKLAPVDTNLFPGGFNNLNRDFTPLCVQAAMSAVEKVCPVAQRFLLIPENHTRNIYYLQNVAALASILRHAGLQVRIGSLLPEITAPTTLDLPDGSTLTLEPLKREGDRLKLDGFDPCAILLNNDLSAGIPDILKDLDQPVIPPLHAGWSTRRKSDHFGKYDRVAEEFARLLHIDPWLINPMFATCGQINFQERQGEECLAAHVDDLLKDIREKYQEYGVNEDPFVIVKADAGTYGMGIMTVKDASEVRDLNRKQRNKMAVGKEGMAVTDVIIQEGVYTFESLADAVAEPVVYMMDHFVVGGFYRVHTSRGKDENLNAPGMRFEPLAFETALTLPDCAAAPDAEPNRFYAYGVVARLALLAAAMELENLAP, from the coding sequence ATGGTTCCCCATTTAACTACAGCGCTTACCGGACCTCTTCTCGAACTGGAGCAACACATCCTGGATGCGCAGCCACAGATCGAGCATTGGTTCCGCACCCAGTGGCAGGATCATGCCGCGCCGTTCTACGCCTCGGTGGACTTGCGTAATAGCGGCTTCAAGCTCGCCCCGGTGGATACCAACCTGTTCCCTGGCGGGTTTAATAACCTGAACCGCGACTTCACGCCGCTCTGCGTACAGGCGGCGATGTCGGCCGTGGAGAAGGTTTGTCCTGTGGCGCAGCGATTTCTGCTGATCCCGGAAAATCACACCCGTAATATCTATTACCTGCAGAACGTAGCGGCGCTCGCCTCCATACTGCGGCATGCCGGTTTGCAGGTGCGCATCGGCAGCCTGCTGCCGGAAATCACCGCGCCCACCACGCTCGATTTGCCGGATGGCTCGACCCTGACGCTGGAGCCGTTGAAGCGTGAGGGTGACCGTTTGAAGCTGGATGGCTTCGATCCCTGCGCGATACTGCTCAACAACGACCTTTCGGCGGGAATTCCCGACATTCTGAAAGACCTCGATCAGCCGGTGATTCCGCCGCTACATGCCGGTTGGTCGACGCGGCGGAAATCCGACCATTTCGGCAAGTATGACCGGGTTGCCGAGGAGTTCGCGCGCCTGCTGCATATCGACCCCTGGCTGATCAATCCGATGTTCGCCACCTGTGGCCAGATCAATTTCCAGGAGCGGCAAGGCGAGGAATGCCTGGCCGCCCATGTCGATGATCTGCTCAAGGATATCCGCGAAAAATATCAGGAATACGGCGTGAACGAAGATCCCTTTGTCATCGTCAAGGCCGATGCGGGCACTTACGGAATGGGCATCATGACAGTGAAGGACGCCTCCGAGGTGCGCGACCTGAACCGCAAGCAGCGCAATAAGATGGCAGTGGGCAAGGAGGGGATGGCGGTGACCGACGTCATCATCCAGGAAGGCGTATACACTTTTGAAAGTCTTGCCGACGCGGTCGCCGAGCCGGTGGTATACATGATGGATCATTTCGTGGTGGGCGGCTTCTACCGTGTCCACACCAGCCGCGGCAAGGATGAAAACTTGAATGCGCCGGGGATGCGCTTTGAACCGCTGGCCTTCGAGACCGCGCTCACCCTGCCGGACTGTGCCGCCGCCCCTGATGCCGAGCCCAACCGCTTCTACGCCTATGGTGTGGTGGCCAGGCTGGCGTTGCTGGCCGCCGCGATGGAACTGGAAAACCTGGCGCCATGA
- the metW gene encoding methionine biosynthesis protein MetW has protein sequence MIARADFAAIARWVEPNAKVLDLGCGDGTLLKYLKEARNAHGYGIEIADTNILACVEKNVNVIQMDLEAGLSGFEPQSFDFVILSQTLQAMRNIELVVKEILRVGRQGIVTIPNFGYWRRRIQIIGGRMPVSKDLPYQWYDTPNIHLCTFVDFEAFCRDQGVRILERHVMCDGDDVSLLPNLLGNLAVYRFEKA, from the coding sequence ATGATCGCCAGAGCCGATTTCGCCGCCATCGCGCGATGGGTGGAGCCGAATGCCAAGGTGCTCGATCTGGGCTGCGGCGACGGCACCTTGCTGAAATACCTCAAGGAAGCTCGCAACGCCCACGGCTACGGCATCGAGATTGCCGACACCAACATCCTCGCCTGCGTCGAAAAAAACGTCAACGTGATCCAGATGGACCTGGAGGCAGGGTTGTCCGGATTCGAGCCGCAGTCATTCGATTTCGTCATTCTGTCGCAGACCCTGCAGGCGATGCGCAACATCGAACTGGTGGTGAAGGAAATCCTGCGTGTCGGTCGGCAGGGCATCGTCACCATACCCAATTTCGGCTACTGGCGGCGGCGTATCCAGATCATCGGCGGGCGCATGCCGGTGTCGAAGGATTTGCCCTACCAGTGGTATGACACGCCCAACATTCATCTTTGCACCTTTGTCGATTTCGAGGCGTTCTGCCGCGATCAGGGGGTGCGCATCCTTGAGCGCCATGTCATGTGCGATGGCGACGATGTAAGCTTGCTACCGAATCTGCTGGGAAATTTAGCGGTATATCGTTTCGAGAAGGCGTAG